Proteins encoded in a region of the Candidatus Eisenbacteria bacterium genome:
- a CDS encoding (d)CMP kinase, with protein MSFVVTIDGPAGAGKSTTARAVADALGFLYVDTGALYRAFALKVVERGLRPEDDVALEALASATEMTLSGRTDHPAVWLDGVEVSDRIRTPEVSELSSRLAARSVVRRRLVEIQRALRARGPLVAEGRDLGSVVFSDAEVKIFLDADLEARALRRHRELVERGIPARLAEVRDDLARRDERDRTRADSPLAVAPGSVVVDTSGLDIAEQVARVLDVVRRHPAFPDVGAAENRPGDAAP; from the coding sequence GTGAGCTTCGTCGTCACCATCGACGGCCCCGCGGGGGCCGGGAAGAGCACCACCGCTCGCGCGGTCGCCGACGCGCTGGGCTTTCTCTACGTCGATACCGGTGCGCTCTACCGGGCGTTTGCGCTCAAGGTCGTCGAGCGGGGACTACGCCCGGAAGACGATGTGGCTCTCGAGGCACTCGCGTCCGCGACCGAGATGACGCTGAGTGGGCGAACCGACCATCCGGCGGTGTGGCTCGATGGCGTCGAGGTCTCGGATCGCATCCGCACGCCCGAAGTCAGCGAGCTGAGTTCGCGCCTCGCGGCCCGCAGCGTGGTGCGGCGGCGACTGGTCGAGATTCAGCGCGCGCTGAGGGCTCGCGGGCCGCTGGTGGCGGAGGGTCGGGATCTGGGCAGCGTGGTCTTCAGCGATGCCGAAGTGAAGATCTTCCTCGATGCCGATCTCGAGGCGCGCGCGCTGCGGCGGCATCGGGAGCTGGTCGAGCGGGGGATCCCGGCGCGGCTCGCCGAGGTCCGGGACGATCTTGCGCGACGCGACGAGCGCGATCGCACCCGTGCGGACAGCCCGCTCGCGGTGGCGCCCGGAAGCGTGGTGGTGGATACTTCCGGTCTCGATATCGCGGAGCAGGTCGCTCGAGTTCTCGATGTGGTGCGCCGTCACCCGGCCTTTCCAGACGTCGGTGCGGCCGAGAATCGACCCGGCGACGCGGCCCCCTGA
- a CDS encoding 1-acyl-sn-glycerol-3-phosphate acyltransferase, with translation MPWYYSAARSSVSGALGLLTGWEVRGRENVPRTGGLILASNHISFWDPPMVGAAQSRELHFLAKRELFQMPLLGPLIASVNSIPIRRGMADLQGMSRAIEVLKRGDALMVFPEGTRIRDGELHPARPGVGLLAVQGDASILPCYISGSDQSSRFWKQRGLVRIWFGVARPWKDYVGPEEDLTPGRALYQAVGDAVMREIAVLRTGQQTSASRGAA, from the coding sequence GTGCCCTGGTACTACAGTGCTGCGCGCTCTTCGGTGAGCGGCGCCCTCGGACTCCTCACGGGTTGGGAGGTTCGCGGCCGGGAGAATGTCCCCCGCACAGGTGGGCTGATTCTGGCGTCGAATCACATCTCGTTCTGGGATCCGCCCATGGTCGGGGCGGCGCAGTCACGGGAACTCCATTTTCTGGCGAAGCGTGAGCTTTTCCAGATGCCACTGCTCGGACCGCTGATCGCCTCGGTCAACTCGATCCCGATCCGACGCGGAATGGCGGACTTGCAGGGCATGTCGCGTGCGATCGAAGTTCTCAAGCGCGGCGATGCGCTGATGGTGTTCCCGGAAGGGACGCGGATTCGCGATGGCGAGTTGCATCCGGCGCGTCCCGGGGTCGGGCTGCTCGCGGTACAGGGAGATGCGTCGATCCTGCCGTGCTACATCTCGGGGAGCGATCAGTCGTCTCGATTCTGGAAGCAACGCGGTCTCGTGCGCATCTGGTTCGGCGTCGCGCGGCCCTGGAAGGACTACGTCGGCCCGGAGGAGGATCTCACTCCGGGGCGCGCGCTCTACCAGGCGGTAGGCGACGCGGTGATGCGCGAGATCGCGGTGCTTCGCACCGGCCAGCAAACGTCTGCGTCCCGCGGGGCGGCCTGA